One Candidatus Niyogibacteria bacterium CG10_big_fil_rev_8_21_14_0_10_46_36 DNA window includes the following coding sequences:
- a CDS encoding magnesium transporter MgtC, which produces MFDPEILRMFFQMALAAGLGLFIGFEREYKGKAAGMRTYALVCMGAALFTILSVEAFQQFGTGIQDPARVAAQVVVGIGFIGAGLIFVQRGSVHGLTTAAGLWAVAAVGMTVGVQMYSLAIFSAVLVLLVLWALRKVEGKIRKHDDDYDPI; this is translated from the coding sequence ATGTTTGATCCTGAAATATTGCGAATGTTTTTTCAGATGGCGCTCGCTGCAGGGCTCGGATTGTTTATCGGTTTTGAGCGGGAATATAAGGGAAAGGCCGCAGGTATGCGGACATATGCGCTTGTATGCATGGGTGCGGCACTTTTCACTATTCTTTCAGTTGAGGCGTTTCAGCAATTTGGAACTGGCATTCAAGATCCGGCGCGGGTTGCCGCACAGGTAGTTGTTGGCATCGGTTTCATCGGTGCGGGTCTTATTTTTGTGCAGCGTGGCAGCGTTCACGGTCTCACAACTGCAGCGGGTTTGTGGGCGGTTGCGGCAGTTGGCATGACTGTAGGCGTACAGATGTATAGTCTTGCGATATTTAGCGCTGTGCTCGTACTGTTAGTATTGTGGGCGCTCCGAAAAGTTGAAGGAAAAATAAGAAAACACGACGACGACTATGATCCAATCTGA